From the Nitrobacter hamburgensis X14 genome, one window contains:
- a CDS encoding ATP-binding domain-containing protein translates to MTVRAVEGAAGCGKTYRLMEMLSETLAAHPLIEGQRVLALTFMHGARRRLSDRLRTVAGLMGRVECCTVDAFAWRIYRRWRGLAVALGSAPATEGEFDAVCDAAGLLLEQQQVRAWTAASFPIVLVDEGQDLRPQRLRMLVALSGATHALIAADEFQCLDQALRPNPLVTWLQGTAEPETLVQVRRTNIGGLLTAAAAIRNGQAPVNGQGFRILQPGASVPLAATLLANAIAWRQGGNVAVITPALQGGFVQSVVTRVGQGPCGQQQNGPYAIQWEGTDRDETQVILGGLELVANATAVATCAALRSLPPSGPVRAAILWVENQIHAVGRTEFPRVEIEAVIARNVALRRQYGGGAAHLFTAMTVQQAKNREFDGVVVIWPYQVGGDVEHKRRLLYNAVTRARRWCNIIVQGQNILAAAPFV, encoded by the coding sequence GTGACGGTTCGGGCGGTCGAGGGAGCTGCCGGATGCGGAAAGACGTATCGTCTCATGGAGATGCTCTCGGAGACGCTCGCTGCCCATCCTTTGATCGAGGGGCAGCGCGTGCTTGCGCTGACTTTCATGCACGGTGCGAGGCGCCGCTTGTCCGACCGGCTTCGGACCGTTGCCGGTCTCATGGGCCGGGTGGAATGCTGCACCGTCGACGCCTTCGCATGGCGCATCTACCGGCGCTGGCGCGGCCTTGCCGTGGCGCTGGGAAGCGCACCTGCCACGGAAGGCGAGTTCGATGCGGTCTGCGATGCAGCCGGACTGCTTCTTGAGCAGCAGCAGGTCCGGGCCTGGACGGCGGCGAGCTTCCCGATCGTGCTGGTGGATGAGGGACAGGATCTGAGGCCGCAGCGACTACGGATGTTGGTCGCGCTGTCTGGCGCTACCCACGCATTGATTGCGGCAGATGAGTTTCAATGTCTCGACCAGGCGCTGCGGCCAAATCCGCTGGTGACCTGGTTGCAAGGCACGGCAGAACCAGAAACGCTGGTCCAAGTGCGCCGCACGAATATTGGGGGCCTTCTGACGGCGGCGGCGGCGATCCGGAACGGCCAGGCGCCGGTGAATGGACAGGGCTTCCGCATCTTGCAGCCGGGCGCAAGCGTTCCTCTGGCTGCGACCTTACTTGCCAACGCTATCGCGTGGCGACAAGGGGGCAACGTCGCTGTGATCACACCGGCGCTACAAGGCGGATTCGTCCAGTCTGTGGTAACGCGCGTGGGGCAAGGCCCCTGCGGACAGCAGCAGAACGGACCGTACGCGATCCAGTGGGAAGGCACTGATCGAGACGAGACGCAGGTCATCCTCGGGGGGCTCGAGCTTGTTGCGAACGCGACCGCTGTGGCGACATGCGCCGCGCTGCGTTCGCTGCCACCATCGGGGCCGGTGCGCGCTGCAATCCTATGGGTGGAAAATCAAATCCATGCTGTCGGGCGTACGGAGTTTCCCCGCGTGGAGATCGAAGCCGTGATCGCTCGAAATGTTGCGTTGCGCAGGCAGTATGGCGGTGGTGCAGCGCATCTCTTCACCGCGATGACGGTGCAACAAGCCAAGAACCGCGAGTTCGACGGCGTCGTGGTCATATGGCCGTATCAGGTCGGCGGCGATGTCGAGCACAAGCGCCGGCTGCTCTACAACGCCGTGACGCGGGCCAGGCGTTGGTGCAACATCATCGTCCAGGGCCAGAACATCCTCGCCGCGGCGCCGTTCGTATAG
- a CDS encoding DUF4917 family protein, whose amino-acid sequence MPDIISFEGAIKKTDGEDRALLIGNGFAAQYFTYASLLTESGLKEGTPLRNLFSALETADFEVVVRALEGAVIVEQAYGNEDHAKELETHAQEVREALVKAVNKTRHCNDLNGENGVAPATSTIHHGKARLGGERSFPLSLWGLSFVKADVRKRLRVKSQALQKSTA is encoded by the coding sequence GTGCCAGACATCATCAGCTTCGAAGGAGCTATAAAGAAGACAGACGGTGAAGATCGTGCGTTACTCATCGGCAATGGGTTTGCCGCACAGTATTTTACTTATGCCAGTTTGCTGACCGAGTCCGGGCTCAAGGAAGGCACGCCGCTGCGCAATCTTTTCTCAGCATTGGAAACGGCAGATTTCGAGGTGGTCGTCCGCGCCCTTGAAGGGGCTGTCATCGTCGAACAGGCCTATGGGAATGAAGACCACGCTAAAGAACTGGAGACACATGCCCAAGAGGTGCGAGAGGCCTTGGTAAAAGCGGTAAACAAGACGAGGCATTGCAACGATTTAAACGGAGAGAATGGGGTCGCTCCTGCCACGTCAACGATTCATCATGGAAAGGCTCGACTTGGTGGAGAGCGGTCGTTTCCTCTGTCCCTGTGGGGCCTCAGCTTCGTGAAAGCGGACGTTCGGAAAAGACTGCGGGTGAAATCGCAGGCACTTCAAAAATCAACCGCGTGA